A window of the Deltaproteobacteria bacterium genome harbors these coding sequences:
- a CDS encoding GNAT family N-acetyltransferase: MATDLENGGVPSAVRHRPEIANALIIRDAGIGDLSTLVRFNTTMAWDTEKRRLPEATITAGVARALAAPELCRYYVAEVDGRVVGQTMVTFEVTDWEDGLVHWIQSVFVEPEFRGLGIFKRLYQHVIAQANALGDGRRVRLYVEKDNAGAIATYERLGMSQAHFHIYETKL, encoded by the coding sequence TGAGAACGGTGGCGTGCCGTCGGCGGTGCGTCATCGTCCCGAAATTGCTAACGCGCTGATCATTCGTGATGCGGGGATCGGTGATCTTTCAACATTGGTACGGTTCAATACGACGATGGCTTGGGACACGGAAAAGCGTCGGCTACCCGAAGCGACGATCACGGCCGGAGTGGCCCGGGCTTTGGCAGCCCCTGAGCTTTGCCGTTACTATGTGGCCGAAGTTGACGGGCGCGTCGTCGGGCAGACCATGGTGACTTTTGAAGTCACTGATTGGGAAGATGGTCTGGTTCATTGGATCCAGAGTGTCTTTGTCGAACCCGAATTTCGTGGTTTAGGGATCTTTAAGCGTCTCTACCAGCATGTGATAGCTCAGGCTAATGCGCTAGGTGACGGGCGACGTGTACGTCTTTACGTCGAGAAGGATAATGCCGGAGCGATTGCAACCTACGAGAGACTGGGGATGTCGCAGGCACACTTTCATATCTATGAGACTAAACTCTAA
- the cls gene encoding cardiolipin synthase: protein MIHLINDLLVRVDVLLALHLAVAIGASVHIVLTKEEPRAAVGWVGVVWLSPILGTLLYYILGINRIRRSAVSLMGRDNISGLDYAAVRQLDHVGLLTEPSIRRLAHVGNLVAGLPLLEGNQITPLINGDQAYPEMLKAIAGAQKSIMLSTYIFDNDDVGAKFVAALSQALTRGVEVRVLVDATGSRYSYPSIMKPLRRAGIRAARFMPNFQPTRIAAINLRSHRKILVIDGRLGFTGGMNIRQGNCIQERYPHPIQDLHFRVAGPVVAHLRQAFIEDWVFTTKERLTGEIWRPAITEQPGQVLARGILDGPDRDFEKILWTILGAIASAKHRIRIVTPYFLPDATTVRFLCVAAMSGIEVEIILPAKNNIKPVHWAAMATLPPLLEKGCRVYLSEAPFDHSKVMLVDDAWSMIGSANWDARSLRLNFEFNVECFSGGLAAGLHAIFESKLARSQPLTLDQLIRRPTAAKIRDGVVRLAAPYL, encoded by the coding sequence ATGATTCACCTAATCAACGATCTTTTAGTCCGCGTTGATGTGCTGCTAGCTCTGCACTTAGCTGTAGCTATTGGCGCCTCAGTGCACATCGTTCTGACCAAAGAGGAGCCGCGGGCAGCAGTGGGGTGGGTGGGGGTTGTATGGCTCTCCCCGATTTTAGGGACTCTGCTTTATTACATATTAGGTATCAATCGCATTAGGCGCTCTGCCGTCAGTCTTATGGGACGCGATAACATAAGCGGTCTCGATTACGCGGCTGTACGTCAGTTGGATCATGTGGGCCTGCTCACTGAGCCATCGATCAGGCGGCTTGCACACGTGGGTAATTTGGTGGCTGGATTGCCACTGCTCGAGGGTAATCAGATCACACCTTTGATCAACGGTGATCAGGCCTATCCCGAGATGTTAAAGGCTATCGCCGGGGCGCAAAAGAGCATCATGTTGTCGACCTATATTTTCGACAATGATGATGTGGGAGCTAAGTTCGTGGCTGCCCTGAGTCAGGCGCTCACGCGCGGTGTCGAGGTTCGTGTACTTGTTGATGCCACCGGTTCACGCTACTCGTATCCGTCGATTATGAAACCTTTGCGGCGCGCTGGCATAAGAGCGGCACGGTTTATGCCGAACTTTCAGCCAACGCGGATAGCGGCCATCAATTTGCGCAGCCATCGTAAGATTCTGGTTATTGATGGGCGTTTGGGATTTACCGGAGGCATGAATATCCGGCAGGGCAACTGCATCCAAGAACGTTACCCGCATCCAATTCAAGATTTGCACTTCAGAGTTGCTGGACCGGTAGTGGCGCACTTGCGCCAGGCATTTATCGAAGACTGGGTTTTCACCACCAAAGAACGCCTTACGGGCGAGATTTGGCGTCCTGCCATTACAGAGCAACCGGGACAAGTTTTGGCACGCGGCATCTTGGATGGGCCGGACCGTGATTTTGAGAAGATACTCTGGACTATACTCGGTGCCATTGCGTCGGCTAAACACAGGATTCGGATCGTTACCCCTTATTTTCTGCCAGATGCAACCACAGTGCGTTTTTTATGTGTGGCGGCCATGTCCGGCATTGAGGTGGAGATTATCCTGCCGGCCAAGAACAACATCAAGCCTGTGCACTGGGCAGCGATGGCAACCTTGCCCCCACTCCTCGAAAAGGGGTGCCGCGTCTATTTGTCCGAAGCACCCTTCGATCACTCTAAAGTGATGTTGGTTGATGATGCGTGGAGCATGATTGGATCAGCAAACTGGGATGCACGTAGTTTGCGTTTGAATTTTGAGTTTAATGTTGAGTGCTTCAGCGGTGGTCTCGCGGCGGGCTTGCATGCCATTTTTGAGAGCAAGTTGGCGCGCTCTCAGCCGCTGACCTTGGATCAGCTGATACGGCGCCCCACCGCAGCCAAGATCCGCGACGGTGTCGTACGACTAGCTGCACCCTACCTCTAG